A part of Bacteroidota bacterium genomic DNA contains:
- the smc gene encoding chromosome segregation protein SMC codes for MYLRTLQLHGFKSFAEKTTLQFDPGVTAIVGPNGCGKSNVIDAVRWVLGEQRARLLRSDKMESVIFNGTSSRRALGLAEVSLTIENNRGVLPTAYSEVTVARRLYRSGDSEYLLNGTVCRLKDILDLFMDTGLGAGAYSVIELKMIEDILSENAADRRRLFEEAAGVTKYKRRRAQALRKLDGTQADLTRLRDLTDEIEKTVRRLARQAKKAERYQRLATRLEALETALIAHDYARLAEERAVVTKQAMQLRAEVGQQNAALAKGEAAVEQARAALITAEQALSEQQQVQYAHAERLRAAEAEQRLATERAQNASATLAQLASEAERDATRQASLEQEQTTLAAQQEAAEARHAESQAALQAAQSAAETARRTAIEQRTALNEARRTANDAASQAQAAAAALARLQDRRTLRQAEADRLDSELTDAGQQRQALAADLDAANDRVAEAWATFNTAQAALDGAEAERERLDANIGQAKDTLREARQDVAALHTEADLLQSLLDTREDLDAPAAFLLDDTAWSGESTFAPQTVADLLACDEGDRRALDAALGAWADALVVQTEAQAAAAITRLSEADRGRATFVVLDRLPSRGSRDRSPTPPGTTPARDAVRVPDESLRALVRLLLDNVFIADSLDVAEDLRETYPVATLVTRDGAWTSVRGTYAGGEEKPRAAALRLGRRERLDQITYTLAEAEARIEKLVAAVARVEGERAALSLGERQAAQREARQTLARAEQQHARHEAAQQSLDQRLQRLTARRDALASELDAEDDEASLAATRAQAEALAEAARATLATAEMTAQEADDHQREAQQTLSDARLAAAQAQNAVATLRREAQRAFQALTDLAARAERRTSQERDAASRRADAQHRYGNLAQQIEALRGDSSGLTQAVAEADLTVLRARSDANEREDALRSIRRAREEALHALNQRDLRLAEIQTRQATLAERATADYGLDAADLVDRPIPADLLTDADGQPAGFDADAARTEVPTLREKIRGLGAVNALALEEYEEEEARLERMVQQRDDLEAAEATLLSTIEEINATASARFSETFDAVQAQFQRLFNDLFGGDANAALSLVGDDPLEAAIEITARPRGKKPSVLTQLSGGEKTLTAIALLFAIYLVKPSPFCILDEVDAPLDDANIGRFMNLLRSFAESTQFILVTHNKLTMEAADRMYGITMQEAGVSKLVGVRFDEVLEEEALAA; via the coding sequence ATGTATCTACGCACCCTCCAGCTTCACGGCTTTAAGTCGTTTGCCGAGAAGACCACGCTTCAGTTCGACCCCGGCGTCACGGCCATCGTCGGGCCGAATGGCTGCGGGAAGTCGAACGTGATCGACGCGGTGCGGTGGGTGCTTGGCGAGCAGCGGGCGCGGCTGCTGCGCTCGGACAAGATGGAGAGCGTCATCTTTAACGGCACGTCGAGCCGGCGGGCGCTCGGGCTCGCCGAGGTGAGCCTCACCATCGAGAACAACCGCGGCGTGCTGCCGACGGCCTACAGCGAGGTGACCGTCGCGCGGCGCCTCTACCGCTCAGGCGACTCGGAATACCTCCTCAACGGGACCGTCTGCCGTCTCAAGGACATCCTCGACCTGTTCATGGACACGGGCCTCGGCGCGGGAGCCTATTCCGTGATCGAGCTGAAGATGATCGAGGACATCCTGAGCGAGAACGCGGCCGACCGGCGGCGGCTCTTTGAGGAAGCGGCCGGCGTGACGAAGTACAAGCGCCGCCGCGCCCAGGCTCTCCGCAAGCTCGACGGCACCCAGGCCGACCTCACGCGCCTGCGCGACCTCACGGACGAGATCGAGAAGACGGTCCGTCGGCTCGCGCGGCAGGCCAAGAAAGCCGAGCGCTACCAGCGGCTCGCCACGCGCCTCGAAGCGCTGGAGACGGCGCTCATCGCCCACGACTATGCCCGCCTCGCCGAGGAGCGGGCCGTCGTCACGAAGCAGGCGATGCAGCTCCGCGCCGAGGTGGGCCAGCAGAACGCTGCGCTGGCGAAGGGCGAGGCCGCCGTGGAGCAGGCCCGCGCGGCCCTCATCACGGCTGAGCAGGCGCTGTCGGAGCAACAACAGGTGCAGTACGCCCACGCGGAGCGGCTCCGTGCCGCAGAGGCCGAGCAGCGCCTTGCAACCGAGCGCGCCCAGAACGCCAGCGCAACCCTCGCCCAACTCGCCAGCGAGGCCGAGCGGGACGCCACGCGGCAGGCCAGCCTGGAGCAGGAGCAGACCACCCTGGCCGCACAGCAGGAGGCCGCCGAGGCACGCCACGCAGAGAGCCAAGCGGCACTACAGGCTGCGCAGTCGGCAGCAGAGACGGCCCGCCGCACCGCCATCGAGCAGCGGACAGCGCTGAACGAGGCCCGCCGCACCGCCAACGACGCCGCGAGTCAGGCCCAGGCCGCCGCCGCCGCCCTCGCGCGCCTCCAAGACCGGCGTACCCTCCGCCAAGCCGAGGCCGACCGCCTAGACAGCGAACTCACCGACGCCGGGCAGCAACGCCAGGCCCTCGCGGCTGACCTGGACGCGGCGAACGACCGAGTTGCCGAGGCTTGGGCGACGTTCAACACGGCCCAGGCGGCCCTCGACGGCGCTGAGGCCGAGCGCGAGCGCCTCGACGCGAACATCGGGCAGGCCAAAGACACGCTGCGGGAGGCTCGGCAGGACGTCGCCGCGCTACACACCGAAGCCGACCTGCTCCAGAGCCTGCTGGACACGCGCGAGGACCTCGACGCCCCAGCCGCCTTTCTGCTCGACGACACGGCGTGGAGTGGCGAGAGCACGTTCGCGCCGCAGACGGTCGCCGACCTGCTCGCCTGCGACGAGGGCGACCGCCGGGCCCTCGACGCCGCGCTCGGCGCGTGGGCCGACGCGCTCGTCGTGCAGACCGAGGCGCAGGCCGCCGCTGCCATCACCCGCCTGAGCGAAGCCGACCGTGGCCGCGCCACCTTCGTCGTACTCGACCGCTTGCCCTCGCGCGGCAGCCGCGACCGCTCGCCCACGCCGCCCGGCACCACGCCCGCCCGCGATGCGGTCCGTGTCCCCGACGAGTCGCTGCGCGCGCTCGTGCGGCTGCTTCTCGACAACGTATTCATCGCCGACAGCCTCGACGTGGCCGAGGATCTGCGCGAGACGTATCCCGTTGCCACGCTCGTGACGCGCGACGGGGCCTGGACGAGTGTACGCGGCACGTATGCTGGGGGAGAGGAGAAGCCGCGAGCCGCTGCGCTCCGGCTCGGGCGTCGCGAACGGCTCGATCAGATCACGTACACGCTCGCCGAGGCCGAGGCGCGGATCGAGAAGCTCGTCGCGGCCGTAGCGCGTGTGGAGGGCGAGCGAGCGGCGCTGTCGCTGGGCGAGCGCCAGGCGGCCCAGCGCGAGGCCCGCCAGACGCTCGCTCGGGCCGAGCAGCAGCACGCCCGCCACGAAGCCGCGCAGCAGAGCCTCGACCAGCGGCTGCAGCGGCTCACGGCCCGCCGCGACGCGCTCGCCAGCGAGCTGGACGCCGAGGACGATGAAGCAAGCCTTGCCGCGACCCGCGCCCAGGCCGAGGCCCTGGCCGAGGCGGCACGCGCCACGCTCGCGACGGCCGAAATGACCGCGCAGGAGGCCGACGACCACCAGCGCGAGGCTCAGCAAACCCTGTCCGATGCGCGGCTCGCCGCCGCCCAAGCGCAGAACGCCGTCGCCACGCTCCGCCGGGAGGCGCAGCGGGCGTTTCAGGCGCTCACCGACCTCGCTGCCCGTGCCGAGCGCCGCACCAGCCAGGAACGCGACGCCGCCTCGCGGAGGGCCGATGCCCAGCACCGGTACGGAAACCTCGCCCAGCAGATCGAGGCGCTCCGGGGGGACAGCAGCGGGCTGACGCAGGCCGTCGCCGAAGCCGACCTCACGGTGCTTCGCGCACGCAGCGACGCCAACGAACGCGAGGACGCGCTGCGGTCGATCCGCCGCGCCCGCGAGGAGGCGCTCCACGCGCTCAACCAGCGGGACCTCCGCCTCGCCGAGATCCAGACGCGGCAGGCGACCCTCGCCGAGCGCGCCACCGCCGACTACGGCCTCGACGCCGCCGACCTCGTAGACCGCCCAATCCCCGCTGACTTGTTGACGGACGCCGACGGACAGCCAGCGGGCTTCGACGCTGACGCGGCCCGCACCGAGGTGCCCACGCTGCGCGAGAAGATCCGCGGGCTCGGCGCTGTCAACGCGCTCGCGCTGGAAGAGTACGAGGAGGAAGAGGCGCGTCTCGAACGCATGGTGCAGCAGCGCGACGACCTCGAAGCCGCAGAAGCCACGCTGCTCTCGACCATTGAGGAGATCAACGCCACGGCGTCGGCGCGCTTCTCCGAGACGTTCGACGCCGTGCAGGCACAGTTCCAGCGCCTCTTCAACGACCTCTTCGGCGGCGACGCCAACGCCGCGCTCTCGCTCGTCGGCGACGACCCGCTCGAAGCGGCCATCGAGATCACGGCGCGCCCGCGCGGCAAGAAGCCGAGCGTGCTCACCCAACTCTCCGGTGGCGAGAAGACCCTCACCGCCATCGCGCTCCTGTTCGCGATCTACCTCGTCAAGCCGTCGCCCTTCTGCATCCTCGACGAGGTCGACGCCCCGCTGGACGACGCCAACATCGGGCGGTTCATGAACCTGCTCCGGTCGTTCGCCGAGTCGACGCAGTTCATCCTCGTCACGCACAACAAGCTGACGATGGAGGCCGCCGACCGGATGTACGGCATCACGATGCAGGAGGCGGGCGTGAGCAAGCTCGTCGGCGTGCGCTTCGACGAAGTGTTGGAGGAAGAGGCGCTTGCGGCCTAG
- a CDS encoding LruC domain-containing protein yields the protein MYHSLVPRALRGFALVCGAAFVLAACDTAGPTIDGPTSVDPVSDGPLGGITAAPSFDFATSQAIGLTLTEADTDVPTRYDVWRVGTDGERYYLGAALADASGQTTLPFAVPTATERLIVKRNASGDVSETEVTVAGGQASHAFAGKASGGAKQCTESLVAVNGNRDHFLVDYEAFSETTLPTLPYGTAGMAVDPIGQMMYFTVKDSNDAQKLYSYDLSTQVFAVVGDSPKSNAIAFEPRSGTLYTLHNRVLRSISVSTGAEVQQWSVPGVDNTNSGDLMITVDGSIYYAAKKKMWRIDDNDATSKTAVLLIDTFPKSINGGTVDGEGQIYLNAGTTLYRVDRLSGQFQQVHEMSIGVNDLDFLPCATGPSYNQDQDNDGVPDVFDDFPTEANFAFERYSPSEYVFGAVAFEDLWPGTGDYDFNDLVVRYRYREITNSASEVVRFEADYAVQAVGAGFVNGFGVELPVAASNVESVTYSRQPGTVTLAANGVEAGHTNAVVIPFDDAKAMIPGAVGFVNTEAGSPVLASDTVNVLLQFTTPLQGSLLMDAPYNPFLFRKNDRGVEVHLPDAAPTALADDTVFGTFHDRTNVGTGTTYRTEAGLPWALHLPEGFVHPIEQRDLTQGYPRFVDWVQSNGASFPDWYGASQRTPSHLFGIE from the coding sequence ATGTACCACTCCCTGGTGCCGCGCGCTCTGCGCGGCTTCGCGCTCGTCTGCGGCGCTGCTTTCGTCCTTGCTGCCTGCGATACGGCCGGCCCAACCATAGACGGCCCCACCTCCGTCGATCCCGTGTCCGACGGGCCGCTCGGCGGCATCACCGCTGCGCCGTCGTTCGACTTCGCCACCAGCCAGGCCATCGGCCTAACGCTCACCGAGGCCGACACCGACGTGCCGACCCGCTACGACGTGTGGCGCGTGGGCACTGATGGCGAGCGCTACTACCTCGGCGCGGCGTTGGCGGACGCGAGCGGCCAGACGACGCTGCCCTTCGCGGTGCCGACGGCGACCGAGCGCCTCATTGTCAAGCGCAACGCGTCGGGCGACGTGTCGGAGACGGAGGTGACGGTGGCCGGTGGCCAGGCGAGCCACGCCTTCGCGGGCAAGGCGTCGGGCGGCGCCAAGCAGTGCACGGAGTCGCTCGTGGCCGTCAACGGCAACCGCGACCATTTCCTCGTGGACTACGAGGCGTTCTCCGAGACGACGCTCCCCACGCTGCCCTACGGCACGGCCGGCATGGCCGTGGACCCGATTGGGCAGATGATGTACTTCACCGTCAAGGACAGCAACGACGCCCAGAAGCTCTACAGCTATGATCTGAGCACCCAGGTCTTCGCCGTGGTCGGCGACTCGCCGAAGTCCAACGCCATCGCCTTCGAGCCCCGGAGCGGCACCCTCTACACGCTGCACAACCGCGTGCTGCGCAGCATCAGCGTCTCGACGGGCGCCGAAGTCCAGCAATGGAGCGTGCCCGGCGTGGACAACACCAACTCCGGCGACCTCATGATCACCGTCGACGGCTCGATCTACTACGCCGCCAAGAAGAAGATGTGGCGCATCGACGACAACGACGCCACGTCGAAGACGGCCGTGCTCCTGATCGACACGTTCCCGAAGAGTATCAACGGAGGCACTGTGGACGGCGAGGGCCAGATCTATCTCAACGCGGGCACGACGCTCTACCGCGTGGACCGCCTCTCGGGCCAGTTCCAGCAGGTGCACGAGATGAGCATCGGCGTCAACGACCTCGACTTCCTGCCGTGCGCCACCGGGCCGAGCTACAACCAGGACCAGGACAACGACGGCGTCCCCGACGTCTTCGACGACTTCCCGACGGAGGCTAACTTCGCCTTCGAGCGTTACAGCCCGAGCGAGTATGTCTTCGGCGCCGTGGCCTTCGAAGACCTCTGGCCTGGCACGGGCGACTATGACTTCAACGACCTCGTCGTGCGCTACCGCTACCGCGAGATCACCAACTCGGCGAGTGAAGTGGTGCGCTTCGAGGCGGACTACGCCGTCCAGGCAGTCGGGGCAGGCTTCGTGAACGGCTTTGGCGTCGAGCTGCCCGTCGCGGCGTCCAACGTCGAGTCGGTGACCTACAGCCGCCAGCCCGGCACGGTCACGTTGGCCGCCAACGGCGTCGAGGCCGGGCACACCAACGCCGTCGTCATCCCGTTCGACGACGCCAAGGCTATGATCCCCGGCGCCGTCGGCTTCGTGAACACCGAGGCGGGTTCGCCTGTCCTCGCCAGCGACACGGTCAACGTGCTTCTGCAGTTCACCACGCCGCTCCAAGGCTCGCTGCTGATGGACGCGCCCTACAACCCGTTCCTCTTCCGCAAGAACGACCGCGGCGTGGAGGTGCACCTGCCCGACGCTGCTCCGACGGCGCTGGCCGACGACACGGTCTTCGGCACCTTCCACGACCGTACCAACGTCGGCACCGGCACAACCTACCGCACCGAGGCTGGCCTGCCCTGGGCGCTCCACCTGCCCGAGGGCTTCGTGCACCCCATCGAGCAGCGCGACCTCACGCAGGGCTACCCGCGCTTCGTGGACTGGGTGCAGTCGAACGGCGCCAGCTTCCCGGACTGGTACGGCGCGTCGCAACGAACTCCGAGTCACCTCTTCGGGATAGAGTAG
- a CDS encoding PQQ-dependent sugar dehydrogenase — translation MLLRYALATLTLAVGLLFAHHPAQAQSVPSGFFVENAAGTATFASPTSLAFAPDGRMFVTEKQGRVMVVKNGQKLGPPFLNLVDETLNAGDRGMTSIAFDPNFAQNQYVYVFYSVNPGGGADDNGIRDSFGRVVRYTANGDRADTATRTIIIDDIPACFTSHVNDAIRFAPDGSLIVSTGDAASFQQMDAGGLYDECFGPGNPLPEVEDIGAFRSQQLESLAGKILRINPSNGQGYPSNPFYNGDPDANISKVWSFGLRNPFSITIRPGTGSANVADGRPGSIFIGDVGWRNWEEIDIARTGGENFGWPCYEGPFEQNEYQRANPASNGCDTYTQAETVNPALYWTNQPSNSFPAGLRGDAIIVGDFYQGNRYPPAYQGVLFYADYPNGWMATGRFDSEDRFESQTVFSTNTGSVVGFAYDPTSKLMHYINIGTGQVLRVRHQNEDDFAGEVPEPWVAGDIGTPVEAGETTFDGAAFTLTASGELGPAGNDAFQFVRQPRSGDFTLTARMDDFSGGTQYARGGLMARQGTATDAPYLHLTVTKQDGTYFEWRADDGAYAYRFLDGEGAPKWIRLTRIGNRFEAFTSPDGGVWSSLGTIDLSFAQALDVGLALTGDDVGRAGVTATSTFSEVTLGDGPSDPGGLPNPWQQAQVGTGIGDEEATFNGTAFSVTSSGDIWGDADNFYWAYQPLSGDGSVQARFSRIAAPFDWSKAGLMIRESLAQGSAHAFLVVTPTRGLHLQSRPETSAFMDSQFLTDGEAPVWIRLDRAGNTFTAYTSDDGQTWTPQGSVTVQMGADAFVGLASAATDVDRVGVVSIGTFEQVAVTGTAQVSGDLPWVETFGQANGTTRDDGDTAWTAALEGGDVSATGRIEVSGGRLLISDPDQTNGGAEGVGVWRSEVIDITGYASIDLSALIDGDGGLDPEDYLVLAYRLDGGPETTWARRTDEFRDSPAETVTLDGLSGETLELIVRGYNTVTSEFYYVDDIEVTGTTAAEDADTPQARSGEVFQLEGIYPNPFNPATTVRFGIGEAGMYSVEVFNLLGQRVYSDRFREESSTTREVRVSLSGHASGTYVVRVLHEATGYSVREKVVLLK, via the coding sequence ATGCTGCTCCGTTACGCCCTGGCCACGCTGACCCTAGCCGTCGGCCTGCTCTTCGCTCACCATCCTGCCCAGGCACAGAGTGTGCCTTCCGGTTTCTTTGTCGAGAACGCCGCAGGGACGGCTACCTTCGCGAGCCCGACCAGCCTAGCCTTCGCGCCGGACGGGCGCATGTTCGTGACGGAGAAGCAGGGCCGCGTGATGGTCGTCAAGAACGGTCAGAAGCTCGGCCCACCGTTCCTCAACCTCGTCGACGAGACGCTCAACGCGGGCGACCGCGGCATGACGAGCATCGCCTTTGACCCCAACTTCGCGCAGAACCAGTACGTCTACGTCTTCTACTCGGTCAACCCCGGCGGCGGCGCGGACGACAACGGCATCCGCGACAGCTTCGGGCGCGTCGTGCGCTACACCGCCAACGGCGACCGCGCCGACACGGCCACGCGCACCATCATCATCGACGACATCCCGGCGTGCTTCACCTCGCATGTCAACGACGCCATCCGCTTCGCGCCGGACGGCTCGCTGATCGTCTCCACGGGCGACGCGGCAAGCTTCCAGCAGATGGACGCGGGCGGCCTCTACGACGAGTGCTTCGGCCCCGGCAACCCCCTCCCCGAGGTCGAGGACATCGGGGCATTCCGCTCGCAGCAGCTCGAAAGCCTCGCGGGCAAGATCCTCCGCATCAACCCGTCGAACGGGCAGGGCTACCCCTCGAACCCGTTCTACAACGGCGACCCGGACGCCAACATCTCGAAGGTGTGGTCCTTCGGCCTGCGCAACCCGTTTAGCATCACCATCCGCCCCGGCACCGGCTCCGCGAACGTGGCCGACGGCCGCCCTGGCTCCATCTTCATCGGCGATGTGGGCTGGCGCAACTGGGAAGAGATCGACATCGCGCGCACCGGCGGCGAGAACTTCGGCTGGCCGTGCTATGAGGGGCCGTTCGAGCAGAACGAATACCAGCGCGCCAATCCCGCCTCCAACGGCTGCGACACCTACACGCAGGCCGAGACGGTGAATCCGGCGCTCTACTGGACCAACCAGCCGTCGAACTCCTTCCCCGCCGGGCTCCGCGGCGACGCGATCATCGTCGGCGACTTCTACCAGGGCAACCGCTACCCGCCCGCCTACCAGGGCGTGCTCTTCTACGCCGACTACCCCAACGGCTGGATGGCGACGGGCCGCTTCGACAGCGAAGACCGCTTCGAGAGCCAGACGGTGTTCAGCACCAACACCGGCTCCGTGGTCGGCTTCGCCTACGACCCGACCTCGAAGCTGATGCACTACATCAACATCGGCACGGGGCAGGTGCTGCGCGTCCGCCACCAAAACGAGGACGACTTCGCGGGCGAGGTGCCCGAGCCGTGGGTCGCGGGCGACATCGGCACGCCCGTCGAGGCGGGCGAGACGACGTTCGACGGCGCGGCGTTCACGCTCACGGCCAGCGGCGAGCTCGGCCCGGCGGGCAATGACGCCTTCCAGTTTGTCCGCCAGCCGCGCTCCGGCGACTTCACGCTCACCGCGCGCATGGACGACTTCTCGGGCGGCACGCAGTACGCGCGCGGCGGCCTCATGGCCCGCCAGGGCACGGCCACCGACGCGCCCTACCTCCACCTCACCGTCACGAAGCAGGACGGCACCTACTTCGAATGGCGCGCCGACGACGGCGCCTACGCCTACCGCTTCCTCGACGGCGAGGGCGCCCCGAAGTGGATTCGCCTCACCCGCATCGGCAACCGCTTCGAGGCGTTCACCTCGCCTGACGGCGGCGTCTGGTCCTCGCTCGGCACCATCGACCTGAGCTTCGCGCAAGCCCTCGACGTCGGCCTCGCGCTCACGGGCGACGATGTCGGCCGCGCGGGCGTCACGGCCACCTCGACCTTCTCCGAGGTCACCCTCGGCGACGGCCCGAGCGACCCCGGCGGCCTCCCGAACCCGTGGCAGCAGGCGCAGGTGGGCACCGGCATCGGCGATGAGGAGGCGACGTTCAACGGCACGGCCTTCTCCGTCACGTCCTCCGGCGACATCTGGGGCGACGCGGACAACTTCTACTGGGCCTACCAGCCGCTCTCGGGCGACGGCTCCGTCCAGGCCCGCTTCTCGCGCATCGCCGCGCCATTCGACTGGTCGAAGGCTGGCCTGATGATTCGCGAGTCGCTTGCGCAGGGCTCGGCGCATGCCTTCCTCGTCGTCACGCCGACGCGTGGGCTGCACCTCCAGAGCCGTCCCGAGACGAGCGCGTTCATGGACTCGCAGTTCCTCACCGACGGCGAGGCGCCCGTCTGGATTCGCCTCGACCGCGCCGGCAATACGTTCACAGCCTACACCTCCGACGACGGCCAGACGTGGACGCCACAGGGCAGCGTGACCGTGCAGATGGGCGCCGATGCATTCGTGGGCCTCGCCTCGGCGGCGACGGACGTCGACCGTGTGGGCGTGGTGAGCATCGGCACCTTCGAGCAGGTCGCGGTCACGGGCACGGCGCAGGTGTCGGGCGACCTCCCCTGGGTGGAGACCTTCGGCCAGGCCAACGGTACGACCCGCGACGACGGCGACACCGCCTGGACGGCGGCGCTCGAAGGCGGCGACGTCAGCGCGACCGGCCGCATCGAAGTCAGCGGCGGGCGGCTGCTCATCAGCGACCCCGACCAGACCAACGGCGGCGCGGAAGGCGTCGGCGTGTGGCGCTCGGAGGTCATCGACATCACCGGCTACGCCAGCATCGACCTCTCCGCCCTCATCGACGGCGACGGTGGCCTGGACCCTGAAGACTACCTCGTCCTCGCCTACCGCCTTGACGGCGGCCCCGAGACGACGTGGGCGCGCCGCACCGACGAGTTCCGGGACAGCCCCGCCGAGACGGTCACCCTCGACGGCCTCAGCGGCGAGACGCTCGAACTCATCGTCCGCGGCTACAACACCGTCACGTCGGAGTTCTACTACGTGGATGACATCGAGGTCACGGGCACGACGGCCGCCGAGGACGCCGACACCCCGCAGGCGCGCAGCGGCGAGGTCTTCCAACTCGAAGGCATCTACCCGAACCCGTTCAACCCAGCGACTACCGTGCGCTTCGGCATCGGCGAAGCCGGGATGTACAGCGTCGAGGTGTTCAACCTACTCGGCCAGCGGGTCTACAGCGACCGCTTCCGCGAGGAGTCGTCGACCACCCGCGAGGTGCGCGTCAGCCTGAGCGGTCACGCGAGCGGCACCTACGTCGTGCGCGTGCTCCACGAGGCGACGGGCTACTCCGTGCGCGAGAAGGTCGTGCTGCTCAAGTAG
- a CDS encoding amino acid permease, with the protein MQSHQTQDLGTLAPEETGHVPGARKFGTFAGVFTPTLLTILGVIMYLRTGWVVGNAGVLGTVGILLLSFGITIATGLSMSSITTNIRIGAGGAYSIISQSLGLEVGGSVCIPLYLSQALAVAMYVFGFREGWAYVFPDHPAILVDLGTFAVLFGIAVVSASFAFRVQYVIMAVIAGSLVSVALAAVNGSMQYDLANVGLTGPYSGAPEDGFSGTTFWIVFAVFFPAATGIMAGANMSGDLRDPRRSIPRGTMAAIAVSLAIYALLAYWLARSATPEELLSNYTIMIDRAYWGPAVLAGLLGATFSSALASLVGAPRILQALGDHAVLPRGPWLAARTAKGEPRNALVITAAIVLVALLLRDLNVIAPLITMFFLITYGMINFVVFVEGQLGLVSFRPQLRVPQSVPLLGLAGCLLAMFVVNPTFALAAVVVVVGVYAFLLRRHLEAPYGDVRSGLFVALAEWAAKRVGDLPTRQERAWKPNVLVPVQDLSALRGSFELLRSLVFPKGSVKLLGLSTGTADTTDTAIAEPDLERLPTLSAAFRRQGVYATWTTLETDDFATGVSASLQALRGTFFRPNILFLRLPDLALPDHAAREQAYARLTVEARRQRVGTVLYAPHLRAGLGQRQHVNVWIHDRSPDWRLSMDIGNLDLSLLLAYKLKRNWDGLIRLITVVDEAEAERARHFLDRLIDLARLPDATPVVGTGTFRDFVPTAPHADLNLLGLMPDPDFDVMRGMVTTLGASCLFVRDSGDENALA; encoded by the coding sequence ATGCAGTCCCATCAAACCCAGGATCTCGGCACCCTCGCCCCGGAAGAAACCGGGCACGTACCGGGCGCGCGCAAGTTTGGCACCTTCGCCGGGGTGTTCACGCCCACGCTGCTGACGATCCTGGGCGTGATTATGTACCTCCGCACCGGCTGGGTGGTCGGCAACGCGGGCGTGCTGGGGACCGTGGGCATCCTCCTGCTCTCGTTCGGCATCACCATCGCGACGGGGCTCTCGATGTCGTCGATCACGACGAACATCCGCATCGGCGCGGGCGGGGCGTACTCGATCATCTCGCAGTCGCTGGGGCTGGAGGTTGGCGGCAGCGTGTGCATTCCGCTCTACCTCTCGCAGGCGCTCGCGGTGGCGATGTACGTCTTTGGCTTCCGCGAGGGCTGGGCCTACGTCTTCCCCGACCACCCGGCGATCCTCGTCGACCTCGGCACGTTCGCGGTGCTCTTCGGCATCGCGGTCGTGAGCGCGTCATTCGCGTTCCGGGTGCAGTACGTCATCATGGCGGTGATCGCGGGCTCGCTCGTGTCCGTCGCGCTGGCGGCGGTGAACGGCTCGATGCAGTACGACCTCGCCAACGTCGGGCTGACGGGGCCCTACTCTGGTGCCCCCGAGGACGGCTTCAGCGGAACGACGTTCTGGATCGTCTTCGCTGTCTTCTTCCCTGCCGCGACGGGCATCATGGCAGGCGCGAACATGTCGGGCGACCTCCGCGACCCACGTCGGAGCATCCCGCGCGGAACGATGGCAGCGATCGCCGTCTCGCTGGCGATCTACGCGCTCTTGGCCTACTGGCTGGCGCGCTCGGCGACGCCCGAGGAACTGCTGAGCAACTACACCATCATGATCGACCGCGCCTACTGGGGGCCTGCCGTGCTGGCGGGTCTGCTCGGTGCGACGTTCTCATCAGCGCTGGCCTCGCTCGTGGGCGCACCGCGCATCCTCCAGGCGCTTGGTGACCACGCAGTGCTCCCACGCGGGCCGTGGCTGGCCGCGCGCACCGCGAAAGGCGAGCCCCGCAACGCGCTCGTTATCACCGCCGCGATCGTGCTGGTGGCGCTGCTGCTGCGCGACCTCAACGTGATCGCGCCGCTCATCACGATGTTTTTCCTCATCACCTACGGCATGATCAACTTCGTGGTGTTTGTGGAAGGGCAACTGGGCCTGGTGAGCTTCCGGCCGCAACTTCGCGTACCGCAGTCGGTGCCGCTGCTCGGGCTGGCGGGCTGCCTCCTGGCGATGTTCGTCGTCAACCCGACGTTTGCGCTCGCGGCGGTGGTGGTGGTAGTCGGCGTCTATGCGTTTTTGCTGCGCCGCCACCTCGAAGCCCCCTATGGCGACGTGCGCAGCGGCCTCTTCGTGGCCCTCGCGGAGTGGGCGGCGAAGCGGGTCGGTGATCTTCCCACGCGGCAGGAGCGCGCGTGGAAGCCCAACGTGCTCGTGCCCGTGCAGGACCTCAGCGCGCTGCGCGGCTCGTTCGAGCTGCTCCGCTCGCTCGTCTTTCCGAAAGGCTCCGTCAAGCTGCTTGGGCTCTCCACCGGCACGGCGGACACCACCGATACCGCCATCGCCGAGCCTGACTTGGAGCGACTCCCGACGCTCAGCGCAGCCTTTCGCCGCCAGGGCGTCTACGCGACGTGGACCACGCTGGAGACGGACGACTTCGCGACGGGCGTCTCGGCAAGCCTCCAGGCGCTGCGCGGCACGTTCTTCCGCCCCAACATCCTGTTTCTGCGCCTCCCCGATCTCGCCCTTCCCGACCATGCCGCCCGTGAGCAGGCCTACGCCCGCCTCACCGTTGAGGCCCGTCGGCAGCGCGTCGGGACGGTACTCTACGCGCCGCACCTGCGTGCCGGGCTCGGCCAGCGGCAGCATGTCAATGTCTGGATCCACGACCGCTCGCCCGACTGGCGCCTCTCGATGGACATCGGCAACCTCGACCTCTCGCTGCTGCTGGCCTACAAGCTCAAGCGCAACTGGGACGGCCTCATCCGGCTCATCACCGTCGTGGACGAGGCCGAGGCCGAGCGCGCACGCCACTTCCTCGACCGGCTCATCGACCTCGCGCGCCTGCCCGACGCCACGCCCGTCGTAGGCACCGGCACCTTCCGCGACTTCGTCCCGACCGCGCCCCATGCGGATCTCAATCTGCTCGGCCTCATGCCGGACCCGGACTTCGATGTGATGCGCGGCATGGTCACCACCCTCGGCGCCTCCTGCCTGTTCGTGCGCGACTCCGGCGATGAGAATGCGCTGGCCTAG